TTGTTtccatattttttataaatttctcCATGTGGTACAAAGTTAACCTGCCAGCACACATTAATTTAACATTGATCTTGGACTTTGATATGATCAGGCTCTCAAAAGCTCACGACGCCTAAACTTCAACTTGAAGAATCCATTGCATTGGTGGAAAGTCTTCCAAGCTGGAAAGTTGTTGGAAAATTTCTGGGTTTGACAAAGTTGGTTTTTAACGTGATAGTGTGTTCATCAAAGTGAAAGTTAGTCTAGCTTTTGAGTTTTCGGTCTTGAACCAAGGCACTATGGCTGCACTGGTGCTCATGCATATTGCTATTTTAGGCATCCACACTCTCAATACATATTTCCCAAGAAACGTTTTGAAACTTTGTTGAGAAAAGCTGCTGTTATGCCGTCTTTTAGTGCAATCTTTTTAAGTGTGGAAAAGATGTCACCATTGCAGAAGGAAACATACAGAAAGGCttttaaagttgaaaaaattttcgATCGGTAATTATGTTTCCACGTTGTTACAAACAAACTTGATATTATCAACAATGATAAGTACTCAAAACTAacacatgaaattttaaattttgttatgaTGATTGGTGCAAATAATTCCAGATACACGTTGGTGCTTCAAATATTTCGTTTGCGAGTTCGAACAAAAGAAGCCAAGCTCCAGGTGGCTTTAGCTGAAATGCCATATGTGAGAGCAATGCTGGCTGCCAAATCTTCTGGAAATTACCAGTAAGTATTATAAACGTAGCTTAGTTATAAGACTTATAAGGCTGTACCGGTAACCCcacaaaaagctttttgttACAAGTCAATTGTTCGATTATCCTGAATTTGTGGTAAAACTTTTAACTCATCATTTATTAAATGTAAGAGAGGGTCTGTTCTTAAAAGCAATGGAAGAAAATCCAAGCTTGACAGCGTAAAGGTTCAAAATCACTCGACCATGaccatttgtttttcaaattctGAATGGTGAATAAAAGGTTCTACCCGATTTTATTTTCTTGACTATCTATTTCATTTTGTGTTAGTGCAGAAGACATTCGATTGTTGGTGAGTCATTTCAAGACAGAATAAATCAGGAGTTCCGTTTCAAAGaacaaaaactgaagaaaCTCTTAAAATCTTTGAAGCAAAAGCGAGATGCTCATAGAGCGTCGAGGAAAAGAGCAAATGTGCCTGTGGTGGCCGTTGTAGGATACACAAATGCAGGTATATTTTGAATTCTCGCCTCTCTTTGGGAGCTTCAATTTTGAAAGCTGTGTCTGGTGAAACTGTTGTATGCTATTATTTGTTCTTCTTGCTGTTTTTGCAGGAATGTGAAATTTgagtttattttcttattcAATTAACAATGTTCCATTGTTTATAACATCAGTATTAATGTACATCAAATTTACATACTTTACGTAACGTATGTGCTGTTACTATCTCACACAGCGTTTACTTTTATGCATCAGGTTGATCCTGGATGAGTTGTTAATGAGTTAAACTTGCTCTTAAAACAATGCGATGGCGTTTTGTTGTTGTGCTGAtacttaaactttttgtgatGTTGTCCAAAAACTCTGTCATGTATGTGTGTGTATATACAGGTAAAACCAGTCTGATCAAAGCATTAACTGCGTCAGAAACAATGGAACCGAAAGATCAACTGTTTGCGACACTCGATGTCACTGCACATGCTGCTGTCTTACCCAATAATTTGAGGTGAGTGTGTAAAGGACACGACTTGTCTTATTTTACAATCAATTCACCCGTCTGTGTTCTTCCTATCTAGGTATGTTCTTGTGGACACGGTTGGTTTTCTCTCAGACTTACCTCATGAGCTATTCGATGCATTCTCAGCCACAATGGAGGATATGCTACAAGCTGTAAGTAAAATATCGTTATTTTTTGTAACGATGTTTTGTCCAGTATACTGTGCTAGCTCGGCGTGTTGTTGGGGTTGATTGTTGTTGattattgcttgatcgattgttcgctaatttgactccattgatagcgCGTTCATTCACCCCTGATAGCCagttaagcatcacagtacCAAAGCTAAACTGTCGATGTTTTGAATATTGATATGTTACTGTTTTCAAAGCACCTAATAAAGCTGCATTCGGATGACTGTTAATACCAGACTCCCAATATCAGACTCTCAATATCAAAACTAACGCGTTAAGCGCTGTAGtacgaatgacgtaattcggaAGTAATCAAACCGGGTCGCGTATATAAAACAGCACCAAAATATAGCACAGCGCTTTTTGTTAAACACACAAAATGAAACACTAATAACATTACAATATCAATTAAATGCAGTAATGAGATGTTGCTCACAGCTGTTGAAGTTTGGTTTCCAGTAGAAGTTGCGAAATTATGCCTCTGTTTTAACGACCACCCGATGAAgcatttaatgtttttatatttcaggATTTGATAATCCATGTTCGAGACTCGAATCATCCAGATCACAGCAACCAACTGAGGAACGTGCTTCTCATCTTGTCTAATTTAAGACTCGAAGAAAGACTCCTGTCGAACATCATCGAAGTCCGAAACAAGATCGATCTTCTCCCGGTGAGGTAAGTGTCTGGACAACGCAATGAAGTCCCGCTTACTCTGGTTtagaaaaatttcaattccTCCAGAACGGATGAAGACGGTGAGGTGGTGAACCTCCCTGAGGTCAGTTGGCCCAAATCGCAGCCACTTAGATTGAAAGGCGAGCAGGTAGACATGCGACCTGCTGTTATCTGTCGCGTGTCTGCAACTTCCGGAGCTGGGATCCGGACACTGATCAACCAGATCCAGAAGAGCATTATGCGAGTGACGAATCGACAGAGAGTTGTACTCTGTGTTCCAGCTGGTGGAAGCCACCTCCAATGGATTAGAAATCATGGTGCTGTGGAATCCGTCACTGGAGATGGTGATTACCATTTGAGTTTAACTGCCATCGTAACCCAGGCTCAACTTCATAAATTTTTAGCTAATTTCGTTGATgtaaaaataactcaagaCGCCGTCTTCTAAAAGACTGGATTTAAGggcaataaaaagttttttccattctgtcaatattttttctattttgcgCTTAAAGCGTTCcatttttgcatttctttcATCAACTATTcatcaataaaaccaaaacacCAAACCGGTCAGTGTAATGACGCAAAACGCGAAGTTGAACAAACGCAAAGCACACAAACATTAATCAAGAGCTTTCTAAACAATGCACACTAATTTTTTGGCGCAGTCAGAATGCGTCAAAGGTCCTATTCTCTTGCCTTGTCTAAGTGTCGGCAGTGACACAGGCAGGGCGTTGTATCTTGGGCAAACAGGACCTGCCTGAAGTCGCGCTCTTGGACTTCCGCTCGGAGGCGCACTTCTCCTGGCTCTGCTGTCCGTTTCGCACAGTTTTGTCGGGCAGCGAAAGAACGTTTGGCACTGCAAGTAGTTCACTATGTGTGTTCAGTTTCTCACCTTGTAGGTTGTTGTTTAGGGGTTTTTATTCTCGGAATGAGTAAGCGTGAAATTGTTGTCAAGCTCTGCGGTAACTTGCTGCACTGAATTTAACAGTTTACGTTGCGTTTCCGAAATATTTGCTGAGATTTACCCAAATCGGATCGTGGTTTGCCAATTTTTTAGCAATTGCCCAATGTCGAATAAAAATATCTACGGAAATCGCTGTAGATGCTGCAGGCCTGCAGCGTACTTTGGTCTCCCTCAAATTACACAGAGGTTTAAAACTAACCTTACCGATGCCTACGCCGGCCTTTCGTGGCGTGTGCCCGAACCTTGTTGTCTTCACCATCCCACGAAAAGCGGCAGGTACTTCTTGTGGCCACTGGTAACACGTGCGCTGCACGGTGTTGTGGGTGTAATTCACTTCCTGCTGATGTCTTCGTATCGGCACTGATGAATGTTCGGTTCGGTTTAAAGACGTTTGTCAACCGCCATGTTTTGTACGGTATATTGAGAAACTAGCGGTAAGAGACGTCCTACGTCGTACAAGGTATTTTCTGTCGCCTGTTTTTGTGGTAAATCTTACCTCTTGGGTCAGCCGGGGTCATGTATTTAGCCATTTCTTTGGTATCGTGCTGGCAGGAGAAATTGGTCGATCCTGTGCAATATACAGAGAGTTGAAACAGTCGGCTTAATAAATTATCACGAAACTATGCTGCATTTTGCATATATTTGTGTGCACGGACGATTCGGCGATGATTTGTTCTTCCTCGCCAATCTTAAACAGGAAATAACTCAACGGCACCAACTGTCCGATACGTGTGCCTTGTATGATAAAATTTATTCTCGACTCAGATCGAAAAGATTAAAAGAGTTAATGAAATAATCAAGAATTTAGAAATCTTTCTTACTTAAATGAGGAAGGGTTTCATGACACCGCAGCACAGGCAGCAATTGGTTGGGGTTCCAGATTCCAAACACCTTTGTGAAGCCAATTTTTAAACATGGGTTTTTCTGAGcaacttactaaaacattactggtatttattggttaatatTATATTGTTAGGTTAGTAATTCTGTTAATCCTACCTGATTCAGTCTGTTATAGGGACTTTGATAAACAAGGCCTACTGGCTGAGGATTTTGTCTTCTTGTCGGAGAATCCAATCTAGTTAATTCCCCCCTTTCAGCTTCTGTTGTAGCGCCAAGTATTCGATTCTTCAAGCCGTAATCATACAGCGTAATAGTTCGCGGCAGTTTGCTTCGTTTAGTAAATACGTTTGCCATCGTTCTAAATTTTCTGTACAGTCgaaagtaggctatattcgatttttttgaaataattcgAGTTTAAAAATTGATCTACAAACTTCTGGGTATGCCCATCTAACCTTATATACTGAACTGCGGTAGAACCAAATTATAGACTAAACGCCTGTTCGCTGCTGGAATTCCTTTGTGTGCGTTACCAGGGCCTTTAACAACGTGAAAACACGCCCATACATGAACTCGGCGATTAACGTGTCGAAATAAAACATCCAAAACCGCTGGTTGGGTTGCTATAAACTTAGTACATTTTTCTCTAAGTAATTTTGTGTCCTTACCTTAGTTTTTGATGCGTTTTCTTTTCTTGGGGTTCATATCTGCGCCGTTTTTGTTGGTTAagttcaattaattttttgagtTTGTTTACTTTGATGATAATGTCGTAACCATACCTATAGTGATGTAATACTTGATAATTATGACATAGACTAGATCACTAGAGGATGGATATGTGCAAATATTTACCTcgctttaaaattaaattcatttttctaTTTCCCTTTAAATGGCAGATGACATTGTGACGTGACATAAACGTTTGTCAAGATGTTAAGATAGTTTCTACAGAGCAATTAAAGGATAATTTGAagagaaaaactttttctttgcgATTGCACCTCGTTAATAGTTCGGCGGTGAATAAAATCTCCGCATTCTCAGAGAGAGAAGTGAAATTCGTAAATATTTCACCAGAGCTCCAACCACGCTTTGATTCATTTCATCCCAAATAGTTTtgggtttccaaatttttgaGGCTCCAAGCTTGTAACATCTCGTTGCCTTGGCATTTTTGTGTAAACCCAGTCTTAGTGACCTGGTTCAATTATGTTTCAGTATTTTACCTAAATTCATTACATGTTAAGaataaaaagacaaaaatccACGCTTTGTATAGAGTGGACTATAGAGGTAACCGTAACACGTTAAAGGTACCCCTTGAGTAGAAAGGCTTTGGTTTGATATTACGGCGGCCCGCCTGCTACGTATAAAGCGGTGCAGCAAATAGACTTACAGAATCATGGAATGTAGCGGTATAGGCTACACTTGCGGTTAAATTTTCCAAACACATCTTCAAATCTATAAAGAGCTTTTGATATTTGATGCCGATGAGGAAGCCAAGCAGTGACGTAACCTTCCTTTTATTGTCTTCACATTGCCGCGTATATTTCCCGGTTTGTCTGGAAGAAATAGATTGATGGTCTATCTGAGATAAGCAGCAACGTGTTAATAACTTGCATGACTTTAAAAAAGCCTTGGATATTttataaactgaaaaaatttgattttgctgtccgaaaacatgaaaatattttgtttagtcAGTTAAATTTTCTCATATTGCTATAGGTGACGTCGCATTGCTGGTTGCATGTGCAGTTATGTAAAATCCGTTGGTCAGAATAGTCCATGTTCAGTTGCAGTGATAATGGTCGTTCAGTTTGGCAGCAGACAACGTTGATTTAGGCATCTCTTTACCAGTTCTGTTGGTGAGCTGCAAGGCACAGTTTTGTCAAGTTTTAACTAGTTTCTACACAATTCGTCGAAATGCAGACAATAGAgcatttattgatttttaaataattttttaaagtgacAAATCTATTTCGCTTGAATGTTACAGCAGGCTAAGTTTCAAAACATATAACAATaaagcaaaatgaaaaaatcgcTTCACGTCATCAAGATTCTATTTATGATGTGGctgttttcaaacaaagttcTTGTAAGTATGTGTTTATATACAGCATTGGGACATTAAGACTATACCCCACGACACCACCACGATGAcaagcaacaaattttatcGTTTCAACATGCATTTGCTGTCAGGTTATCCGTTTGGAAACTATTTTCAATAAACCGTCCTTGATTGTTTCAGGCCGACTCGGAATGCATGGAATTAAGTAGCGGTGTGAAACGTCAAGTCCAATGCACCGGTGAGACAATCgttttcttttgttattttgagCATTTTTACGAAATCTGTAACATTTCAAACTTCCCCTCAGGTCTAGCCCCGTTCTGCTGTGCCACCGGCTGCTGCCAAACCAAAGACAACCCTTTGTTGAACCAATGGTGTAAGTTGAATTCCTGCTACTGACATTCCACTCATTCTTCTTCTCCGCCTGATATGTACAGAACCACCTTATAATTTTGCAAAGCGAATGCTCCTGCCTGTCTTGTTTTTTTCGGCACTCTATAAAAATGTCCCTCTGCTTACGCAATAGTTCTTCTGTGTTTGCAAGTGCATGTGTAACAAAAGCGATTTTGCTTGCATGCGCCTGTTTTGGTCAGCAGGGATCGCGATCGCATCGATGTTCGTTATCTTCCCGGTTGTGCTCATGGGATGGTGCTTCCCCGGTTCTTTGTGCTGTCTTCTTCCCTGTTGCTGTGTGGACGCACACGACGGCGAGAGCACTGTTCTTCTCGGATCTTCGTCTTCTTCTTCGAGCGAGAGCGGCGAAGTTCATGTTTCAATCGACGAGACCTCCTCAAGTGACTCTTACTAAACTTCGGACTTGGTTTCAATGCAGATCTTTAAGTTTTATCATGATTCTGCGCATCCGTTTGTGCCAAATGCTCGCTTATCGCTGCTAATATAAAAGATCCTGCTTAATTATTGTTTCTGCTTGGGCATGCTCGCAGTGTTTGTTGACTTAGGCCTAGATAATATACTGTTATTGCGCAGCATTGTTGGATTgatgataataataacaacacaGCAATTAACGGCTGCTGGTTTATGCTTGGAATGCCGTTGTTTGTTGCTTTGCACAGAACTCGTTGATTGTCAAACAcagttggttttattttaattgctGATTGCAAACCACCAAGAGACGCTCAAAGAAAATCCGTATAGAAGTGATTAATAGAAGAAGTTGAACAATTGAAGATAATGGTTGCAAGATAttattttatcgttaaaagggtCACTTGTATTTTCTACATTTTCACCTCCTACTGTAAATATTTAGGGCTATGGCTTTCTGTTTCATGTGGATTTATGCTCCTTGTCACCGTCGTCGCTCTCCTAACCTGCAAGATCCATCGCTCCCGGAAGTGCTCGTGTTGCTCAACAGCGCCCCATAGCGAAACTGATCCGTTGCTTCTGGGTGCGACCATGACGTCAGCGTCATCTACAACGTCGCCATCACCATCGATTGTCCGTCGACTTCAGCAGTTTCgggacaaaataaaaaacattgaagAAGAAGGAGCAAAAGATAATGACGATATCATGGAGAACAAACCAGGTGCTCACTTATACAGTCAGAGCTTTGTAAAGATCCCAGTTGCGCATCGTAGCCTCCTACTTTGGCTGGGATCACGTTCTATAAGTCGTTCAGtttcaagaaaataatttacttCACCCCCGTataaatgaattaaatttaCTCGGCCCATTTGTCGAATGTCGCATCATATTTAACACAGTTTTATTACCAACACACTTTTGATTCCGATTGAATCCGTAAATTCTCTTCCTTGCATCTACCCACAGATTATCCAAATTCAAAACCATGCTGCAGAGATGCGGTGCACTCCTTTATAAGAAGAGTAACGGTCAGTTATGAATGCGCTCCAACGACATCTAGAGGCGAAGATCGAGCATCTTTACttgaaacattaaatttgaaaaggTATCACGTCAATAAAGTCGCATCAAATCGAAAAGTTATACTTAATGATTTAAACCTATAACTTATGGAAGTTTTGCCTCTTCGCTTTGCGTTGTGTTGCTGTAACTCGGTATGCGCTTCTTCCCATTGATCTTATTGTTAATGCTTTGctatttcttttctttgtattACCAGCAAAGATGAAGACGTACTAACAAGTCAGAATACAGTTCAACTTGACGACTTCGATTCGAACAAAATGCCTTTTGAAAGCAGCGGAAACTTGGCGCCAATTTGTGAGGGACACGATGCCGACAATCAAAGTTTCATCACCGAAATGGATTTCGCTTACGGTAGATGGCGCCCCCCTGCCAATTTCGTCTATTCTCGAACCTCCACCGTCTTCACTGACGCTTCTTGCGAATCCGAAGTGGAGCTTATTAGGGCGCTAAGTTTGACGGATCTTAATGAGGAAAATGAGGACAACTACCTGGGATTCGAAAGTGCGGAAAGCAGTGAGTCTAACGCCTCGGAAAAACTTTCCTACTACCCAGAAGGTGACCCAAGCCAGGCCAATGGCACTAACGGACTCTTTGACGAGCGCCTATGCGTACCCTCGTCACCTAGTGGTGACCGGAACGAGTTGAAACCAAGCGATACTTATACGGTCTGTCAGCGAGACTTCTCCATCGCGTACAAATATGACGCAAAGCCTAAGAAAAATTGATCGTTTCTGGGTCAAGCTCGATTGCTTGGAAGGCGTGATGATGGTGATGCGCTCCGGGGAATCCCAAAATAAATCTTAGAATTAGAAGAGATTtcctgtttgtttgtttattttgttgtgataaCTATGGACGTATCGATGATTTCAATTGTTTCCAGTCGGAGATTCTGTGtcgtttttaatatttttcgaCAAACGTCGAAAAGTTTGTGGCCATTCGTTGGCAAAACTTCGAcgatgttttgtttgttagagtGAACATCCAGTTGACGTCATGTCGCTTGCTGTCATTCATTAATATAACAATAACACATATAGGCAATTACATTAACCAGAGTAGTACTGCCCCGTATGAGGGAACCGGATTTGTTACGCTCTTCCTCGCCAGCGACACCACTGGCaagattattatcattaaaGAAATATGAGTCTATAATCCACGGGGTCGTGGAAACATTTTTGCCGCGTTGCGCAATCGTTGTGATGTACTCAAGCAAGACATTAACGACGACTGCTTTTGTTCCGTGACTTTGGCgaacagtttcaaattcgCAGTAGACCACATAAAAGgtaacataaaaaataaaatatgcttCTGTTAAAAAATGCACATCGACAAGCCGGGTTTCAAGCAGTGAGGAAGCATCATCGAGattaagtcgtgcaaaaaaatttgtaaatccgAAGATAAAGATTTCGATAAAGGCAATCATACCAGTAGCTATTGATTTGTCAcatttatgaattttttttaacccaAAACTAATTTTGAATCACGACGTACCCTAGATTACCGCTTATTGTACCTCGTCAAAATGTACGCGATAACTGTTAATTGAGAAAGCCATTAAGCAAATAGGAACTGTTTTTGTAAATCATTCAACAGCAACCATGAACCTAGTGAAATGGTCAACTATAACCACTAAAAGCCAGGAAACGTTGAAAAGCAAACTATAAACACAAAACGGTTAATCTTGCTAAAGATCGATGGTTGAAAATGACAATCGAATACGGAAATTTGAGATTCTTAAGGTATTTCGTATTAAGTTTATGAATGCGCTAAATTTgtccaaaataaattaattaaaccaTTCTCTGGAAGCTAATTTCCGATTTGCATTAGGTTTATTGACTCGGTTTTAATTCATCAATTTTTCAGGCGCCGATTTTTACTGGCCGTCTTGATCTAAAGATGGTTGCCAAGGAAACGACTGAAAATTATTGCCTGATATCAAGCAATAGCGATTTTGACCTTTATTCCTAACTCTCCGCTATAAAAGCCTTAATAAAAGGACCATGTCATAACAACTAAAGGTTATGCTTTTTGAATGTTGATGGTTGCTTTAGCTTCTGcggtaaaacaaacaaaacaatttacatttaaatttCGTTTGCGGCTTggaatttgacaaaatttaatcTACGCTCGTAGTTGTTACAAAGCTACCTGCTTTCAATGAATTTTTCACGGCTATCTTATTATAGTGGTCAAATGTATGCTATAATCTAAAATCAGTTTAGTGAAAACATTGTGGAAATAATACGTCATTTGGCAAATCGCTGTTAAAGGTTGTCGGGAAATTTATCACCACATCGCCCGGTTTACGTTCTTCAGAGaatttgttttacaattttccCACCAGCTGCCGCTTTAATTTAGTGGATAGTCAAATCCCTTTCCGCATCCCAAGGACGCATTGAACATCTAATACAGCATTATAAAGATATGTTTAGTTCTTAACATGACTTGTAGACGGGTTTAGCGTAGGGTAAGGCCCATTAATTGGCGTCTCTAAGGCTCAAATCACTAAATAATCTAATTTAGAGAGCGCACGGTCGAGGTTGATCCCAGACAAGAAATAGAATGTTAGTTGCATGAAATCAAAACTACCCCACTAGACAGTCTGTTTAACTCTCAAAAGTCTAGGCTAGGCTACAGGTGTGCTTAGCATCCATGAGTAGCCTAAGGTTTTAGACCGTAAAAGCTGAGCTATTGCAATTCGAAAGTGGCAGCTGTACGTGGCCTTTACATCTCCGTTACAAGGCGGAACtctaaacaaaaaaacctttccaCGAAAGGTTGATAGGTTGTTAAGAAGTTGTAGCTTGTACATGTGCTGAGAATCTAGTCTCGATTGTTCTTTAATCTTGGATTTTTAACTGGCGTAAAATTACAACGTTTAttcatgaaaatttttgtaactGGTAAAAATACTTGGGCATAGCATCCGGTATATCGTGAGTTTCCGTATCACTTTATAGCGTCCTGGTGATCTATTCTGTAGTTGAATGCGTCATACAAATGTTCTCGATTATATCGCCGTTATGTTGCGTTTGCTTCATCAGGTCTGacgtaaaagaaaacaatgttttcatttctgACTGCTGTAGTTGGTTCCAGCATTTTAGCATTCCAAGGTATTTTAGCTTCTGCGCTAAAGATTTCGTGCGAATCCGGAAGTTAATGGTAGCAAGGCATATAACTTACGAGGGCCATAAACTTAAACGCAGTATCAAGTTG
Above is a window of Clavelina lepadiformis chromosome 8, kaClaLepa1.1, whole genome shotgun sequence DNA encoding:
- the LOC143468793 gene encoding uncharacterized protein LOC143468793 isoform X2, giving the protein MANVFTKRSKLPRTITLYDYGLKNRILGATTEAERGELTRLDSPTRRQNPQPVGLVYQSPYNRLNQVFGIWNPNQLLPVLRCHETLPHLRSTNFSCQHDTKEMAKYMTPADPRVPIRRHQQEVNYTHNTVQRTCYQWPQEVPAAFRGMVKTTRFGHTPRKAGVGIVPNVLSLPDKTVRNGQQSQEKCASERKSKSATSGRSCLPKIQRPACVTADT
- the LOC143468791 gene encoding putative GTP-binding protein 6 isoform X2; this translates as MIKFVQNGLQYTKQSYRNANKYSMFQLKQDVQAKLTSEWFKHSYTTARLRDNVLLQPARYKLFGHKQSEKEFSTKDDDSDTTNDEPLKDFFDAEWSLLSSDLYKFVDESVFVIQPHVESSSQKLTTPKLQLEESIALVESLPSWKVVGKFLGLTKHPHSQYIFPKKRFETLLRKAAVMPSFSAIFLSVEKMSPLQKETYRKAFKVEKIFDRYTLVLQIFRLRVRTKEAKLQVALAEMPYVRAMLAAKSSGNYQRHSIVGESFQDRINQEFRFKEQKLKKLLKSLKQKRDAHRASRKRANVPVVAVVGYTNAGKTSLIKALTASETMEPKDQLFATLDVTAHAAVLPNNLRYVLVDTVGFLSDLPHELFDAFSATMEDMLQADLIIHVRDSNHPDHSNQLRNVLLILSNLRLEERLLSNIIEVRNKIDLLPVRTDEDGEVVNLPEVSWPKSQPLRLKGEQVDMRPAVICRVSATSGAGIRTLINQIQKSIMRVTNRQRVVLCVPAGGSHLQWIRNHGAVESVTGDALGH
- the LOC143468791 gene encoding putative GTP-binding protein 6 isoform X1, producing the protein MIKFVQNGLQYTKQSYRNANKYSMFQLKQDVQAKLTSEWFKHSYTTARLRDNVLLQPARYKLFGHKQSEKEFSTKDDDSDTTNDEPLKDFFDAEWSLLSSDLYKFVDESVFVIQPHVESSSQKLTTPKLQLEESIALVESLPSWKVVGKFLGLTKHPHSQYIFPKKRFETLLRKAAVMPSFSAIFLSVEKMSPLQKETYRKAFKVEKIFDRYTLVLQIFRLRVRTKEAKLQVALAEMPYVRAMLAAKSSGNYQRHSIVGESFQDRINQEFRFKEQKLKKLLKSLKQKRDAHRASRKRANVPVVAVVGYTNAGKTSLIKALTASETMEPKDQLFATLDVTAHAAVLPNNLRYVLVDTVGFLSDLPHELFDAFSATMEDMLQADLIIHVRDSNHPDHSNQLRNVLLILSNLRLEERLLSNIIEVRNKIDLLPVRTDEDGEVVNLPEVSWPKSQPLRLKGEQVDMRPAVICRVSATSGAGIRTLINQIQKSIMRVTNRQRVVLCVPAGGSHLQWIRNHGAVESVTGDGDYHLSLTAIVTQAQLHKFLANFVDVKITQDAVF
- the LOC143468792 gene encoding uncharacterized protein LOC143468792 — its product is MKKSLHVIKILFMMWLFSNKVLADSECMELSSGVKRQVQCTGLAPFCCATGCCQTKDNPLLNQWWLWLSVSCGFMLLVTVVALLTCKIHRSRKCSCCSTAPHSETDPLLLGATMTSASSTTSPSPSIVRRLQQFRDKIKNIEEEGAKDNDDIMENKPDYPNSKPCCRDAVHSFIRRVTVSYECAPTTSRGEDRASLLETLNLKSKDEDVLTSQNTVQLDDFDSNKMPFESSGNLAPICEGHDADNQSFITEMDFAYGRWRPPANFVYSRTSTVFTDASCESEVELIRALSLTDLNEENEDNYLGFESAESSESNASEKLSYYPEGDPSQANGTNGLFDERLCVPSSPSGDRNELKPSDTYTVCQRDFSIAYKYDAKPKKN
- the LOC143468793 gene encoding uncharacterized protein LOC143468793 isoform X1, with the translated sequence MANVFTKRSKLPRTITLYDYGLKNRILGATTEAERGELTRLDSPTRRQNPQPVGLVYQSPYNRLNQVFGIWNPNQLLPVLRCHETLPHLRSTNFSCQHDTKEMAKYMTPADPRVPIRRHQQEVNYTHNTVQRTCYQWPQEVPAAFRGMVKTTRFGHTPRKAGVGIGKCQTFFRCPTKLCETDSRARRSAPPSGSPRARLQAGPVCPRYNALPVSLPTLRQGKRIGPLTHSDCAKKLVCIV
- the LOC143468793 gene encoding uncharacterized protein LOC143468793 isoform X3 encodes the protein MANVFTKRSKLPRTITLYDYGLKNRILGATTEAERGELTRLDSPTRRQNPQPVGLVYQSPYNRLNQVFGIWNPNQLLPVLRCHETLPHLRSTNFSCQHDTKEMAKYMTPADPRVPIRRHQQEVNYTHNTVQRTCYQWPQEVPAAFRGMVKTTRFGHTPRKAGVGIGKCSKLPQSLTTISRLLIPRIKTPKQQPTR